One region of Desulfovibrio sp. JC010 genomic DNA includes:
- a CDS encoding tRNA-dihydrouridine synthase, with protein sequence MTESISQHLPELAARLNSPITIGGKSIPNRLWLAPMAGLTHSAFRQALAHYGSCGLMFTEMCSAKAVPTEKPGVSPVFNWHTWELPNLVCQLVGATAEEMVIAAKRVEDEGFFAVDINMGCSARGMIKREAGAALLRTPDKAAEIVEAVREAVSIPVFVKFRTGWSKEIEPAMAMAKRLESAGADCLVFHPRVAPDKRTRPPIIDHIRSIKEAVSIPVFGNGNVTTPQHCLDMLDRTGCDGVSIGRMAMARPWLFAQWTSGFTPDDNIFQDYVLRLADALEQDFDPIRGIKRFRLFMAYFAANFRYGHSLQATFSTAKSMDDVRRMAREHIRPDMELTKTPNMNLYSL encoded by the coding sequence ATGACCGAATCAATTTCTCAACACTTACCCGAACTGGCGGCCCGGCTAAATTCCCCCATTACCATTGGCGGAAAGAGCATCCCCAACCGTCTATGGCTGGCCCCCATGGCCGGGTTGACCCACAGTGCTTTCCGGCAGGCTCTGGCCCATTACGGTTCCTGCGGCCTGATGTTTACGGAAATGTGCAGCGCCAAGGCTGTGCCCACAGAAAAACCCGGCGTATCCCCGGTTTTTAACTGGCATACGTGGGAGCTGCCCAATCTGGTCTGTCAGCTGGTAGGTGCCACAGCGGAAGAAATGGTCATTGCCGCAAAACGCGTGGAAGACGAAGGATTCTTCGCCGTGGATATCAACATGGGCTGCTCGGCACGGGGAATGATTAAACGCGAAGCCGGGGCTGCCCTGCTCAGAACACCGGACAAAGCGGCGGAAATAGTGGAAGCTGTGCGCGAAGCTGTGTCCATTCCTGTGTTTGTCAAATTCCGCACCGGCTGGTCCAAAGAGATTGAACCGGCAATGGCAATGGCCAAGAGACTTGAATCAGCAGGGGCCGATTGTCTGGTCTTCCACCCGCGTGTGGCCCCGGACAAACGGACCCGCCCGCCCATCATCGACCACATCCGGTCTATCAAGGAAGCAGTCTCTATTCCCGTCTTCGGAAACGGCAACGTAACCACCCCGCAGCATTGCCTGGATATGCTGGACAGAACAGGCTGCGATGGAGTGTCCATCGGACGCATGGCTATGGCCCGCCCATGGCTCTTTGCCCAGTGGACATCCGGTTTCACCCCGGACGACAATATTTTTCAGGACTACGTACTGCGGCTGGCAGATGCTTTGGAACAGGATTTTGATCCCATCCGGGGAATCAAAAGATTCCGGCTGTTCATGGCCTATTTCGCGGCCAATTTCCGATACGGGCACAGCCTGCAGGCCACCTTTTCCACAGCAAAGAGCATGGATGATGTTCGGCGCATGGCCAGAGAACACATCAGGCCGGACATGGAATTAACCAAGACTCCCAACATGAATCTGTATAGTCTGTAA
- a CDS encoding M14 family metallocarboxypeptidase yields MNKKWGAKEKQAWLDRAVFEKNYKKEVLDRIFELPDFLQIKKYGELSYAPQRYPLYAVVPAKWTQGIPTALITAGVHGYETGGIYAALKFLESGIQDYSEKFNVVVVPCVSPWGFETNNRWNPYTVDPNRSFGANGKSEEAALLKQFVSTIAGEIPIHIDLHETTDRDKTVFRPALAARDGVEPAIEDIPQGFYLVGDEERPELEFQKAVVSSVEKVTPIAPPDEYGNILGKPAVAHGVICYPMRELGLSGIITEAPFHTTTEIYPDGAWMTPESSIEGQIAAIRGGLDFVLKPK; encoded by the coding sequence ATGAATAAAAAATGGGGAGCAAAAGAAAAACAGGCATGGCTGGACCGTGCTGTATTTGAAAAAAATTACAAAAAAGAAGTTCTGGACCGGATTTTCGAACTGCCCGACTTTTTGCAGATAAAAAAATACGGTGAGCTGAGCTATGCTCCGCAACGCTACCCGCTTTATGCTGTAGTTCCGGCGAAATGGACTCAAGGAATCCCCACAGCACTTATCACAGCCGGGGTGCACGGCTATGAAACCGGAGGGATATACGCGGCACTCAAGTTTCTGGAAAGCGGAATTCAGGATTACTCTGAAAAATTCAATGTGGTCGTCGTTCCCTGTGTAAGTCCGTGGGGTTTTGAGACCAACAACCGCTGGAATCCCTACACGGTTGACCCCAACAGGTCATTCGGCGCAAACGGGAAATCCGAAGAGGCTGCGTTACTCAAGCAATTCGTCTCCACCATTGCGGGTGAGATACCCATCCACATTGACCTCCACGAAACCACCGACCGCGACAAGACCGTATTCCGTCCGGCACTGGCCGCGCGAGACGGTGTTGAGCCTGCAATTGAAGATATTCCGCAGGGATTCTACCTTGTGGGGGATGAAGAGAGACCTGAGCTTGAATTCCAGAAAGCGGTGGTAAGCTCAGTGGAAAAGGTGACTCCCATCGCACCGCCGGATGAGTACGGCAATATTCTCGGCAAACCGGCTGTAGCCCATGGCGTGATCTGCTACCCCATGCGCGAGCTCGGTCTGAGCGGGATAATCACCGAAGCCCCTTTTCACACCACCACCGAGATATACCCCGACGGGGCGTGGATGACTCCGGAATCAAGCATCGAAGGACAAATTGCGGCAATCCGGGGCGGACTTGATTTTGTACTGAAGCCAAAGTAG
- a CDS encoding YbaK/EbsC family protein: MSNELSNSASRVQEFLSKSGKDFDVREFSSSTRTAADAAESVGCEVGQIAKSLIFQDKKTDELVLVIASGSNRVDTKKISKTVGFKLKQAKADLVKEKTGFAIGGIPPVAHSEPLQTILDEDLQQYAEIWAAAGTPHSVFQLTPTSLEELTSGEWLDLRQE; the protein is encoded by the coding sequence ATGAGTAACGAATTAAGCAACAGCGCAAGCCGGGTGCAGGAATTTCTTTCAAAATCCGGCAAAGATTTTGATGTCCGGGAGTTCTCCAGCTCCACCAGAACAGCGGCGGACGCGGCAGAAAGTGTCGGCTGCGAAGTGGGACAGATAGCGAAATCTCTCATATTTCAGGACAAAAAAACCGACGAACTGGTGCTGGTAATCGCGTCCGGCAGCAACCGGGTGGACACCAAAAAAATCAGCAAAACTGTCGGCTTCAAACTGAAACAGGCCAAGGCTGATCTGGTAAAAGAAAAAACCGGATTCGCCATCGGCGGAATCCCGCCCGTAGCTCACAGCGAACCTCTGCAGACAATCCTTGATGAAGACCTGCAGCAATACGCTGAGATCTGGGCCGCAGCGGGTACCCCCCATTCCGTATTCCAGCTCACGCCCACTTCCCTTGAAGAACTCACCTCAGGCGAATGGCTCGACCTGCGTCAGGAATAA